One window from the genome of Metabacillus flavus encodes:
- a CDS encoding betaine/proline/choline family ABC transporter ATP-binding protein (Members of the family are the ATP-binding subunit of ABC transporters for substrates such as betaine, L-proline or other amino acids, choline, carnitine, etc. The substrate specificity is best determined from the substrate-binding subunit, rather than this subunit, as it interacts with the permease subunit and not with substrate directly.) codes for MLKLTNLSKIYKGGKHAVKEINLEIEKGEFICFIGPSGCGKTTTMKMINRMIEPSKGSIFIEGENILDKDPVQLRREIGYVIQQIGLFPHMTIQQNIVLVPKLLKWPEDKKRARAEELLKLVDMGPEYLDRYPHELSGGQQQRIGVLRALAADPPLILMDEPFGALDPITRDALQEEFKKLQKTLHKTIVFVTHDMDEAIKLADRIVILRDGEIVQVGSPDEILRNPANEFVEEFIGKERLLQARPNLERVEQLMNPNPITVTTDKTLSDAIQIMRQHRVDSLLVVGENGVLKGYIDVESIDYNRKTATFVGDVLNTEVFTVQKDTLVRDTVRKILKRGMKYVPVVDENKRLVGIVTRASLVDIVYDSIWGDEEIHVVSS; via the coding sequence TTGCTAAAACTAACTAATTTATCAAAAATCTACAAAGGCGGAAAACATGCAGTAAAAGAAATAAACCTTGAAATTGAAAAAGGCGAATTCATCTGCTTTATCGGACCAAGCGGATGCGGTAAAACCACAACGATGAAAATGATCAACCGAATGATTGAACCTTCAAAAGGAAGCATCTTCATCGAAGGAGAAAACATTCTGGATAAAGATCCGGTTCAGCTCAGGCGTGAAATCGGTTACGTAATTCAGCAGATTGGATTATTCCCTCATATGACTATCCAGCAGAATATTGTCCTTGTACCAAAATTGTTAAAATGGCCGGAAGACAAAAAACGAGCCCGGGCCGAAGAACTTCTTAAGCTTGTTGATATGGGACCTGAATATTTAGACCGCTACCCTCACGAACTGAGTGGAGGGCAGCAGCAGCGGATTGGCGTGCTGCGGGCACTTGCAGCTGATCCCCCATTGATCCTTATGGATGAACCTTTCGGAGCGCTTGATCCCATTACACGTGATGCTCTTCAGGAGGAATTCAAGAAGCTTCAGAAGACCTTGCATAAAACCATTGTGTTTGTCACCCATGACATGGATGAAGCGATTAAGCTCGCTGACAGGATTGTGATCCTTCGCGATGGAGAAATTGTCCAGGTCGGTTCGCCTGATGAAATTTTAAGAAATCCAGCGAATGAATTTGTTGAAGAATTTATAGGAAAAGAACGTTTGCTTCAAGCACGGCCGAACCTAGAGCGTGTCGAGCAGCTGATGAATCCGAATCCGATTACGGTTACGACGGACAAAACACTCTCTGATGCTATTCAAATTATGAGGCAGCACCGCGTAGATTCCTTGCTAGTTGTAGGGGAAAACGGTGTTTTAAAAGGATACATAGATGTTGAATCCATTGACTATAACCGAAAAACAGCAACTTTCGTCGGTGATGTTCTCAACACTGAAGTATTTACTGTTCAGAAAGATACACTCGTTCGGGACACGGTAAGAAAAATATTAAAAAGAGGGATGAAATATGTTCCTGTTGTGGACGAAAATAAGCGCCTGGTTGGAATTGTGACCAGAGCCAGCCTAGTGGATATTGTTTATGACTCCATTTGGGGTGATGAGGAAATCCATGTTGTTTCATCTTAA
- a CDS encoding GNAT family N-acetyltransferase produces the protein MGWVIKSFNELTTRELYSILKERTQVFVVEQNCPYLEADGKDLDSCHLFYEIDGTIAAYARLLPPGISYEEASIGRVFVKEEYRGQGLAAELMKKGLEFAEKVHKEFSVKIQAQEYLRNFYGSFGFEAVTDTYLEDGIPHLDMILRK, from the coding sequence GTGGGATGGGTAATTAAAAGCTTTAACGAATTGACAACCCGGGAACTTTATTCGATTTTAAAAGAGAGAACGCAGGTGTTTGTAGTAGAACAAAACTGTCCTTATCTTGAGGCAGACGGAAAAGATTTGGATTCCTGCCACTTATTTTATGAAATAGACGGAACTATAGCAGCGTACGCAAGACTGCTTCCTCCTGGAATTTCTTACGAAGAAGCATCTATAGGGCGGGTATTTGTGAAAGAAGAATACAGAGGACAAGGCTTAGCGGCAGAACTAATGAAAAAAGGATTAGAATTCGCCGAAAAAGTTCATAAAGAATTCTCCGTTAAAATACAGGCACAGGAGTACTTAAGAAACTTTTACGGATCCTTTGGATTTGAAGCTGTGACAGATACGTATTTGGAGGATGGGATTCCCCATCTTGATATGATTCTGAGAAAATGA
- a CDS encoding GbsR/MarR family transcriptional regulator has product MNERALNKIKHTEDQFIERTAENMAAFGVSGTVGRVLGIIYLNKEPLTLDELSQATGMSKTRMSQVVREMLDLNIAEKVFEKGARRDKYNVEQDHYQTFISLFSANWSKIVSRNKITEKKIRRELLEALEEEGLTEEIEARLNLLLTETKRWLEYYHWMDHLIEFFESEEIFKHVPKPNSDKD; this is encoded by the coding sequence ATGAACGAGAGGGCTCTGAATAAAATCAAACACACTGAGGATCAGTTCATTGAAAGAACTGCTGAAAATATGGCTGCTTTTGGAGTATCCGGAACAGTTGGAAGAGTCTTAGGCATTATTTACCTGAATAAGGAACCATTAACATTAGATGAGCTATCCCAGGCTACCGGTATGAGCAAAACAAGAATGAGCCAGGTTGTGCGGGAAATGCTCGATTTAAATATTGCTGAAAAAGTTTTTGAAAAGGGTGCCCGCCGGGATAAATATAATGTGGAGCAGGATCATTATCAGACATTTATCTCTTTGTTTTCCGCCAATTGGAGTAAAATTGTCAGCAGAAATAAAATAACAGAAAAAAAAATCCGCAGAGAATTGCTGGAGGCTTTAGAGGAAGAAGGTCTTACGGAAGAGATTGAAGCCAGGCTGAACCTGCTTCTGACTGAGACGAAACGCTGGCTTGAATATTATCATTGGATGGATCACCTTATTGAATTTTTTGAAAGCGAAGAAATCTTTAAACATGTACCTAAACCAAATAGTGATAAAGACTGA
- a CDS encoding ABC transporter permease → MNVLEQLWTYYSQNGAYVLHEFYRHFLMSAYGVFFSAIVGIPTGIFIARYRKLSKWIFSITNVIQTIPALAMLAVLMLVMGLGVNTVILSLFFYSLLPIIRNTYTGIVSIENAYLESGKAMGMTKLQILTMVELPLSLSVIMAGLRTALVIAIGITAIGTFVGAGGLGDIIVRGTNATNGTAIILAGAIPTALMAVLADLLLGWLEKVLSPAKKKKIWSTGSATASSEAKVS, encoded by the coding sequence ATGAATGTGCTGGAGCAGCTTTGGACGTATTATTCCCAGAATGGAGCCTATGTGCTCCATGAATTTTACCGTCACTTCCTAATGTCTGCCTACGGGGTATTTTTCTCAGCCATTGTTGGTATACCAACTGGGATTTTCATTGCCCGATATAGAAAGCTCAGCAAGTGGATTTTTTCCATAACAAATGTCATTCAAACGATTCCGGCCCTTGCCATGCTTGCTGTATTAATGCTTGTAATGGGTCTCGGAGTCAATACAGTCATTCTATCTCTATTCTTCTATTCCCTTCTCCCGATTATCAGGAATACATATACAGGGATTGTGAGCATCGAAAATGCATATTTAGAATCCGGGAAAGCAATGGGGATGACAAAGCTTCAGATCCTGACCATGGTTGAATTACCGCTTTCGTTATCTGTTATCATGGCGGGGCTTCGTACCGCACTGGTCATCGCAATCGGGATCACCGCCATCGGAACATTTGTAGGCGCAGGCGGACTCGGTGACATCATTGTGCGAGGAACGAATGCTACAAACGGGACTGCAATCATATTGGCGGGAGCCATTCCGACTGCTTTGATGGCTGTTCTGGCTGACTTGCTTTTAGGCTGGCTCGAAAAGGTTCTTTCCCCGGCTAAAAAGAAAAAGATATGGAGTACCGGTTCAGCAACTGCATCCTCAGAGGCAAAAGTTTCTTAA
- a CDS encoding osmoprotectant ABC transporter substrate-binding protein has protein sequence MNKAKRVITVILLSFSIILTGCSLPGLSGASDTTIKIGSQNLTESEILANMIAQLIQRNTDLDTELIKNLGSNYVQHQAMLSGDVDISATRYSGTDLTSTLGMEAIKDPEKALKVVQDEFDKRFEYKWFDSFGFDNTYAFTVTDKLAAENNLEKVSDLTKDANSYKLGVDNAWLKRKGDGYKGFVDTYGIEFGQTYPMQIGLVYDAVKNKKMDIVLAFSTDGRIKAYNLKILEDDKKYFPPYDCSPVIPKKVLKEHPELEGIVNKLIGKIDTETMQELNYEVDGNLKEPSVVAEEFLKKNNYFE, from the coding sequence ATGAATAAAGCTAAAAGAGTAATAACGGTCATTCTATTATCCTTCTCCATCATCTTAACCGGCTGCTCTCTTCCCGGCTTAAGCGGAGCTTCAGACACAACCATTAAAATCGGATCTCAAAACCTCACGGAATCTGAGATTCTTGCAAACATGATTGCACAATTAATTCAGCGAAATACGGATTTAGATACAGAGCTAATTAAAAATCTGGGATCCAATTATGTTCAGCATCAAGCTATGCTGTCCGGGGATGTCGACATATCCGCTACACGCTATTCCGGAACAGACCTGACCAGTACCCTGGGAATGGAAGCAATTAAAGATCCTGAAAAAGCTTTAAAGGTTGTTCAGGATGAATTCGATAAGCGGTTCGAATACAAATGGTTTGACTCTTTTGGTTTCGATAATACTTATGCCTTTACGGTCACGGATAAGCTGGCCGCAGAGAATAATCTGGAAAAGGTATCCGATTTAACGAAAGATGCGAACAGCTATAAGCTTGGAGTGGATAACGCCTGGCTAAAGAGAAAGGGAGATGGCTATAAGGGATTTGTTGATACATATGGCATTGAGTTTGGCCAAACCTATCCCATGCAAATAGGACTTGTCTATGATGCCGTCAAAAACAAAAAAATGGACATCGTTCTCGCCTTCTCTACCGATGGAAGAATTAAAGCCTATAACCTAAAAATTTTAGAGGATGATAAAAAATATTTCCCTCCTTACGACTGCTCTCCTGTCATACCAAAAAAGGTGCTGAAAGAACATCCTGAGCTTGAAGGGATTGTGAACAAGCTGATTGGCAAGATTGACACGGAGACTATGCAGGAACTGAACTATGAAGTGGATGGGAATTTAAAAGAACCATCTGTTGTAGCGGAGGAATTTCTTAAGAAGAACAATTATTTTGAGTGA
- a CDS encoding amino acid ABC transporter ATP-binding protein, whose product MISFRKVNKHFGDFQVLTDINLEVAEGEVVVVVGPSGSGKSTMLRCINRLETITDGELVVNKEPVHDKKVKINELRKNIGMVFQHFNLYPHRTVLENITLAPKKALKVSDEEAKKTAMYYLEKVGIPDKADSYPAQLSGGQQQRVAIARGLAMKPNIMLFDEPTSALDPEMIGEVLDVMKTLAKDGMTMVVVTHEMGFAREVANRIVFMDHGHILVDSKPDEFFTNPKEERAKVFLSRILNH is encoded by the coding sequence TTGATTTCTTTTCGCAAGGTTAATAAGCATTTTGGAGACTTCCAAGTACTGACCGATATCAATCTTGAGGTCGCTGAAGGAGAGGTAGTCGTCGTCGTTGGGCCTTCCGGTTCTGGCAAAAGCACGATGCTCAGGTGCATCAACCGTCTGGAAACTATTACAGATGGCGAGCTGGTTGTGAACAAGGAACCTGTTCATGACAAGAAGGTCAAAATTAATGAACTTCGAAAAAATATCGGGATGGTGTTTCAGCACTTCAATCTTTACCCGCACAGGACCGTTTTGGAGAACATTACGCTCGCTCCAAAAAAAGCACTCAAGGTTTCCGATGAAGAGGCGAAGAAAACGGCGATGTATTATTTGGAAAAGGTCGGCATTCCTGACAAGGCTGACTCTTACCCTGCTCAGCTGTCAGGGGGACAGCAGCAGCGGGTAGCGATTGCCAGAGGTCTTGCGATGAAGCCGAATATCATGCTGTTCGATGAACCGACTTCCGCATTGGATCCGGAAATGATCGGCGAGGTACTGGATGTCATGAAGACACTTGCCAAGGATGGCATGACGATGGTCGTGGTTACCCATGAAATGGGCTTTGCCCGAGAAGTAGCCAACCGGATTGTGTTCATGGATCATGGACACATTCTAGTAGACAGCAAGCCGGATGAGTTTTTTACAAATCCGAAAGAAGAACGCGCAAAAGTGTTCTTAAGCAGGATTTTAAATCATTAA
- a CDS encoding amino acid ABC transporter permease, with protein sequence MDFIGAYSIGNINYLLAGLLNTLLMALIAIIFSFIIGSVLGILRYAKVPVVSQLVVVWVETIRNLPLLLIIFFTYFALPEVGIKLEVIVAAIVALIVFESAMLAEIVRSGLNSIEKGQIEASRASGLSWMQTMWHIILPQALRRMVPPIVSQFISLLKDTSLAVVIAMPELLHNAQIINGKNVNYLIPIFLLTALLYFAVNYTLSIVARRLENKERSSKKTTGKTILHHKKAGGEAM encoded by the coding sequence ATGGATTTTATCGGAGCCTATTCAATCGGAAACATAAACTATTTGCTCGCAGGCCTTCTCAACACACTGCTAATGGCCTTGATCGCAATCATATTCAGTTTTATCATCGGCAGCGTGCTCGGCATCTTGAGATATGCTAAAGTTCCTGTTGTTTCACAGCTCGTTGTCGTTTGGGTTGAAACCATACGGAATCTGCCGCTGCTGCTCATTATTTTCTTTACGTATTTTGCGCTGCCGGAAGTAGGAATTAAGCTTGAGGTCATTGTTGCGGCCATTGTTGCTTTAATTGTTTTTGAATCAGCCATGCTGGCGGAAATTGTCAGAAGTGGATTAAATTCAATTGAAAAAGGGCAAATCGAAGCATCAAGGGCTTCCGGTTTATCATGGATGCAGACTATGTGGCATATCATTCTTCCTCAAGCACTGAGAAGAATGGTTCCTCCTATTGTGAGCCAGTTCATTTCTTTGTTAAAGGATACTTCTCTTGCGGTGGTTATAGCTATGCCAGAGCTTCTCCATAACGCTCAGATTATTAATGGAAAAAATGTTAACTACTTAATTCCAATTTTTCTTCTTACAGCACTATTGTATTTTGCAGTTAATTACACCTTGTCCATTGTGGCGAGGAGACTTGAAAATAAAGAGCGGTCCAGTAAAAAGACAACGGGGAAAACAATATTGCATCATAAAAAAGCAGGCGGGGAAGCAATGTAG
- a CDS encoding MBL fold metallo-hydrolase, with protein MEYGKDYKHIPAASVTSGHEEEAAPGVFCKTIQIVNVCLIKDQFVNDTWFLVDAGMTGSAESIIEFTESHLPVGVKPKAIILTHGHFDHVGAIIELVEHWSIPVYAHPLEIPYLTGKEDYPEGNTLPEGLMAKLSAFYPNKAINLEYHARELPLDGSIPHLRGWRWIHTPGHTRGHISLFREEDRVLIAGDAFVTVKQESLYHVMIQDQEVSGPPQYFTFQWEEAKDSVLTLEELKPLVAITGHGKPMRGAKLADGLRELALNFEEKAVPASK; from the coding sequence TTGGAATACGGCAAAGACTATAAACATATTCCCGCTGCTTCCGTCACGAGCGGTCATGAAGAAGAAGCCGCACCCGGAGTTTTTTGCAAAACGATACAGATTGTGAACGTGTGCCTCATTAAAGATCAGTTTGTAAATGATACATGGTTCCTTGTGGATGCTGGTATGACAGGATCCGCTGAATCCATCATCGAATTCACTGAAAGCCATCTTCCGGTGGGTGTAAAACCTAAAGCAATCATCCTGACACACGGACACTTCGATCATGTGGGGGCGATTATCGAACTGGTAGAGCATTGGAGCATACCGGTTTATGCCCACCCTTTAGAAATTCCTTATTTAACCGGAAAAGAGGATTATCCTGAAGGGAATACTCTTCCTGAGGGATTAATGGCAAAACTGTCTGCATTTTATCCAAACAAAGCAATCAATCTTGAATATCATGCAAGAGAACTCCCTTTGGATGGATCGATTCCCCATTTAAGAGGGTGGCGCTGGATTCACACTCCTGGCCATACACGCGGACACATTTCTCTTTTCCGTGAGGAAGACCGCGTATTGATTGCAGGCGATGCATTCGTTACCGTCAAACAGGAATCTCTTTATCACGTCATGATCCAAGATCAGGAAGTAAGCGGTCCACCTCAGTATTTTACTTTTCAATGGGAAGAAGCAAAGGACTCTGTACTCACTCTGGAAGAGCTAAAGCCATTAGTTGCCATAACCGGTCATGGAAAGCCAATGAGAGGAGCAAAGCTTGCAGATGGACTTCGGGAGCTGGCTCTGAATTTCGAAGAAAAAGCAGTACCCGCAAGTAAATAA
- a CDS encoding transporter substrate-binding domain-containing protein: MKKQARWILSALLIFVLALAAGCGSSGSSGSEKKNTLEAIKDRGKLVVGVKYDTNLFGYKDPSSGDVEGFDIDVAKALAKKILGDESKIELKEVTSKTRVQMLQNGDIDAIIATMTITEERKKEVNFSDVYFEAGQSLLVKKGSDIKSVEDLKGKKVLAVKGSTSVANVKEKAPDAEVLEFENYAEAFTALKAGQGDTLTTDNSILYGMAAQDSNYELAGEPFTDEPYGIAIVKGDDEFTTYVNDFLKELKDSGEYDKIKQKWIKEE; the protein is encoded by the coding sequence ATGAAAAAACAGGCTAGATGGATTCTTAGCGCTTTGCTGATTTTCGTACTTGCACTTGCAGCGGGCTGCGGAAGCAGCGGCTCATCAGGCTCGGAAAAGAAAAATACACTTGAGGCTATTAAAGACCGCGGCAAGCTGGTCGTCGGAGTAAAGTACGATACTAATCTATTCGGATATAAGGATCCTTCAAGCGGCGATGTTGAAGGATTTGATATTGATGTAGCGAAAGCTTTGGCAAAAAAGATCCTTGGGGATGAAAGCAAGATTGAGCTAAAAGAGGTTACATCGAAAACACGTGTGCAAATGCTTCAAAATGGTGATATAGATGCGATTATTGCGACCATGACCATTACGGAAGAACGTAAAAAAGAAGTGAACTTCTCAGATGTATATTTCGAAGCAGGACAGTCTCTTCTTGTGAAAAAAGGCAGTGATATTAAAAGTGTAGAAGATTTGAAAGGCAAGAAGGTTTTAGCAGTTAAAGGGTCTACTTCTGTAGCGAATGTTAAAGAGAAAGCTCCGGATGCAGAGGTTCTTGAATTTGAGAACTATGCAGAGGCGTTCACCGCACTGAAAGCCGGTCAAGGCGATACGCTGACTACAGATAATTCCATTCTTTATGGAATGGCTGCACAGGATTCCAATTATGAATTGGCAGGCGAGCCATTCACAGATGAGCCTTATGGAATCGCGATTGTCAAGGGTGACGATGAGTTCACGACGTATGTTAATGACTTCCTTAAGGAACTTAAGGACAGTGGTGAGTATGACAAGATCAAGCAAAAGTGGATCAAAGAAGAATAG
- a CDS encoding ABC transporter permease: MNGIIEFLQTNGVEMLYKTWEHLYISLIAVLFGIIVAVPMGVALTRMKKGAGVIIGFVNIIQTLPSLAILAFFIPLLGIGKVPAIAALFFYSVLPILRNTYTGVRGVNKNLLESGKGVGMTVWEQIRYVEIPLSIPIIMAGIRTSTVYLIGWATLASFIGGGGLGDYIFIGLNLYQPEFIIGGAVPVTILAVVIDYILSITEDKVTPKGIKGMKEVA; encoded by the coding sequence ATGAACGGTATCATTGAATTTCTGCAAACGAACGGAGTAGAAATGCTTTATAAAACATGGGAGCATCTCTATATTTCATTAATTGCCGTCCTATTCGGCATCATCGTGGCTGTCCCGATGGGCGTGGCATTAACAAGAATGAAAAAAGGCGCAGGCGTAATTATCGGTTTTGTAAATATTATTCAGACATTGCCCAGTCTCGCGATCCTTGCCTTTTTTATTCCATTGCTTGGCATAGGAAAAGTGCCAGCCATCGCGGCTCTGTTTTTCTATTCCGTCCTGCCAATCCTGCGTAATACTTATACAGGTGTACGCGGGGTGAATAAGAACCTTTTAGAGTCTGGAAAAGGGGTAGGCATGACGGTATGGGAACAAATCAGGTACGTTGAAATTCCATTGTCTATTCCCATTATTATGGCTGGAATCCGGACATCTACCGTTTACCTGATTGGCTGGGCTACACTCGCATCCTTCATTGGCGGGGGTGGACTTGGAGATTATATATTCATAGGTTTGAACCTGTATCAGCCTGAGTTTATTATCGGCGGAGCGGTGCCTGTAACGATACTCGCTGTAGTAATTGATTACATCCTTTCCATTACCGAAGATAAAGTAACGCCTAAGGGAATCAAAGGGATGAAGGAAGTTGCATGA
- a CDS encoding class I SAM-dependent methyltransferase, with the protein MEEDYEQLMNIRTGIHLEDIKQKMNVHYNPYEPTPYAALDILFQQYKLNSTDQIVDFGCGKGRLVFYIHYFFQAAVTGVEMSEDLYNEAVENKEYYLEQVPDGGEQIQFCCCLAEEYEIHPLDNRFYFFNPFSIQVFYKIIRNILLSMEQSDRDVELVLYYPSEEYIMFLENQTIFELKEEIQLPGLYENNPSEKFLIYWIPY; encoded by the coding sequence ATGGAAGAAGATTACGAGCAGCTGATGAATATTCGGACAGGGATTCATTTAGAAGATATAAAGCAGAAAATGAATGTCCATTATAATCCCTATGAACCGACGCCCTACGCTGCTCTGGACATATTATTTCAGCAATATAAACTGAATAGCACTGATCAAATTGTAGATTTTGGGTGCGGGAAAGGAAGGCTTGTTTTTTACATCCATTACTTTTTTCAAGCAGCCGTGACGGGTGTTGAAATGAGTGAGGATCTTTACAATGAAGCAGTTGAAAATAAAGAATATTATTTGGAACAGGTTCCTGATGGGGGAGAGCAAATTCAATTCTGCTGCTGCCTTGCGGAAGAGTATGAAATTCATCCGCTGGATAACCGCTTTTATTTCTTTAATCCATTTTCCATCCAGGTTTTTTATAAAATTATTCGAAATATATTGCTCTCAATGGAGCAGTCAGATAGAGATGTGGAACTGGTATTATATTATCCTTCAGAAGAGTACATTATGTTTTTGGAAAACCAGACGATTTTTGAGTTGAAAGAAGAAATCCAGCTGCCTGGTTTATACGAAAATAACCCTTCAGAGAAGTTCTTGATTTATTGGATCCCATATTAA
- a CDS encoding metal-dependent hydrolase has protein sequence MRGSSHAFIGGAAGMAVAYTQQADSMTAASLIGIGVLSGLVPDLDVNGKLSNTITSRKWIYGLLALIGVLLASDSAFTERGTEQWIGMIIGAGLIALPRIFMKKRTILLMTGIVVAGAGIVTNEIWIIMMGLYISAASRQPHRGITHSLIGLVYFGFIGYYLEQDLQVPGVFYACAAGYASHLIADLKVLPVNRKGVKWFQPFSKKEF, from the coding sequence ATGAGGGGAAGTTCACATGCCTTTATAGGCGGCGCAGCTGGAATGGCTGTCGCGTATACGCAGCAGGCAGATTCAATGACTGCTGCATCGTTAATAGGAATTGGGGTGCTTTCTGGGCTTGTACCTGATTTGGATGTAAATGGAAAGCTTTCAAACACCATTACCTCAAGGAAATGGATTTACGGGCTGCTGGCTCTAATTGGGGTGCTTTTGGCAAGCGACAGTGCATTTACTGAGAGAGGAACCGAGCAGTGGATCGGAATGATAATCGGTGCAGGGTTAATTGCTCTCCCAAGGATTTTTATGAAAAAAAGGACGATTCTTTTAATGACGGGCATTGTCGTAGCGGGTGCCGGTATCGTAACGAATGAAATCTGGATAATCATGATGGGCCTCTATATTTCAGCTGCATCCCGCCAGCCGCATCGGGGCATTACGCATTCACTGATCGGCCTCGTTTACTTTGGTTTTATTGGTTATTACCTGGAGCAGGATTTGCAGGTTCCCGGTGTTTTCTATGCATGTGCAGCAGGATATGCCAGTCATTTGATCGCTGACTTGAAAGTCCTTCCGGTAAACCGGAAAGGGGTAAAGTGGTTTCAGCCTTTTTCAAAGAAAGAATTTTAA